The window TCCATCTAAATTTGATGATGAAGTCCCAACAACTGTTAACTTCTCATCATCTTCCAATGTTTCCGGTTTGACACTACATTCTGGTCTGTCGGACCGAATGAATTCTGCAATACTACAAATAAGATCTTTTTCAAACTCCATATCATCCTTGTGAACATCACGATAACCATAGCGTGCTATACATCTATACAGCCGGTACTCCCTTGGACCAACTCGTCCCACTAAGAACCTTTCATCAGGTTTGACATGTGGGACTGGGACAGATTTGATGCAGAGGAACACTACTACCTGGTGGAAAGCTGGGAGGTTAGTAACAAAGTGGGAGAAAATAGCCGGGATCCCAGAAACAAGCTCTGTATGTATAAGGCCAATGCCCCGGACACGAACAATGCCTAGAGTAGGACCTAAACTGAGAAGCCAGTTGATGGAGACTTTATTTTGGACATCGAACTCATATTTCTTGAACGTACCATAGTGCCAAACATACATGACCATTAAGAAGATTAATGATAGAGCAATGGGAACCCAAGCCCCTTCGCGAAACTTAATAAGGGATGCTGAGAAGTAGAGTGCCTCAATGGAGCCAAAGAATAATATGAAGCAAATTGCGAGGAAGATATTTTTGTGCCAGCACAAGACTATGACTAGGGACATGAGGCAGGTAGTGACTAGCATGACAGTTATAACAGCCAAACCTGCATAATGAAGGTAAAGTTTCAGCACGTAATCTTCATGTTCAGGACTCATAAACATCAGATTCAATTTTCATAGCACCAGGTAACTAATAAGCATAAATGGTAACCACAAACACAAAACATACATAATCTCATACATGAAAACAAACTTGAAGTGGAGAGTACCTGACGCATTGCCCATGGATTTTGTGTCTCTAAAGCCGATGGTAACAGCCAAGGTTAGAAACATTAAAGTCCAGTTTATCTCTGGAATGTAAATTTGACCATGAATTTTAGATGACGTGTGAATGATTTTGACCCTTGGAAAGCAACCCAAAGCAGAACATTGTTTGATTATGGAGAAAGTTCCGGTTATGATGGCTTGGCTTCCCACCACTGCAGCAAGTATGGCTATAGCTAAAACAGGCCATCTTATCTTCTCTGAGACAAGGAGAGGAATCTAGTTAGCACAATCTGCAATTCAAAGTTACAACTGCAAGTATTGGTAAAAACCTACCAGGTACTGATTCATAGAATCCAATGCGGTAGTCAGTTTCTATGACATGATGCTTGGAGAGGTACGCGGCTTGGCCCATATATGCAAGAATCAATGATGGATAAACCACAAAGGTGAAAGCAATCTGAAAGATACAACGTTATTACTTAGTACAGATGAAAATCTTCACCTGACCAATATAACTTCTTCACATTAAATACCTGGATTGACAACTGTGAAAAGTGCCCAAGATCAGCAAACATTGCTTCTGAGCCTGGAATATAAACCGGATAGAATTAGAGAAGAAAAAATAATGATTCATGAAGGGAATGTTTACTCCACATAATCTTGTACCTGTGATACACAACAGTATACCCCCCAAGGACATCCAACCTCCTCTCCGGGTCTTTTTAAGAAATTTGTACATGTAGTATGGAGAGAGTGCTTGATAGACATGGGGATTCCAATGGAATATGTTGTACAATCCAATGGAACTGATGCACAGAAGCCAAACAATCACAACTGGTGCAAACAGGAACCCTACTCGGTGGGTCCCATAATGTTGAATGGCAAATAGAAATATGAGTATGACACAAGCAACCGGGACTTCAACATCTGCATTATACTATGAACCATTAGGAAGTGCACAATAAACTTGAAACCAAAAGTTATGTTGATTCCCAAGTAAGAATTCATAATAAGCTATATACAAGAGAATCAAAACACTTAAAACTCTAAACCCCCCTCTCTCTCTCGTCTTCCACCAGTTAATCATCCAAAGCGTTGACTCTGATGTAGAATTCATAATCAGCCCAGTATTAACTCTGATGTAGAAGCTATGAAAGTATCTTTCCAGAAAAGGCTTATGTATGATATAGAATACATATGAACTGAAAACTAAAATTTAATTTGCAGTCTAATGAAAAGAATATTCCTAGGAATAATAAAGAAATGTCATTTGTTAAGCTCTTATGTAAAGATAAATCATCAGCACTGGACTCCAAACTTTCTGTTTGATGCTGAAGGTTTCAATGATAAGACAATGGTTTTTGTATAGACAGCCTTTTGTAACTCATTATCCCTTAATAACTGTTAGTGGAGAAACACTGCCCAGGAATAGCAAACACCAAAAAATTAAAGTTGGTGCAGGACCTTCCCATAGAGGCAATAGAGAATAGTCCACTTTGAGAGGATGCTAATCGTGAAAGAAAAACACTCGTGTAAAATGGGGTAAATATATGTATATATAACTGTTATAATAGGCATCAAAAGGGACAGTGAATAGCTGGTACTTATCAAAATATACATCTTCCAAAGTCCACAATGACTGCGAAGGAGATCATCTAACTTAAACTCTAGTGGCACTTATCAATTCTAGGAAACTACAACAGTAACGACACTTGAAATAGAAACTAGATGGTGATTTATTCTTCTGTTATTCAAATGTTTCAGACAAACACCAGTTGGTCTTTTGCTTGGTATCTAAGTCAGGATTATGTATCCCGATAGGAGGCTCCAATCATAGCTCATAAATCAACTTGAAAAGTGTAATTATGACTTTATAGCCAATTAAAGCATGAAATTGCTGTTGACCATTCTTTTATTTTTGTTTTATATATCTAGCAAAGAAATTATGTTAATCTTCATCTTATAACATCTTAACTTTACAAAAGGGGAAACTTTTTACCCCTCAATGGTCTATTCATGAAACAAAACTCTAATTTTTCAGCCACATGTTGCAGCTTTCCTTTTATATAAAGAGAGAACAATCAACATAGCCTTCCACACTATCATACTAATTATATTTAATTAGCTTGATGGTGATTTGACTTTACCTAAAGAATGATAATTTGTCTTAATCTTTGTAAAAGGTCCCACAATAATGTTTTCAAATTCTAGAATTTGGTATTGTTTGCTTGTCACTACACCATCTGTGCAACCGAAAGGAAGAAAAAGCCTCTGGAATTTGGAATACGCAAGATATGAATATGAAGCACTAAACGCAAGATCATATACATCACAATGACTCAGCTAATAGCATTTTTTGCAGGAAAAAAAAAGATTGGGATAGATGCAAAGAAATTCTGTGAAGAACAGTGTAGCCAAAATAGTCCTGGAATCAAATAAAGGCTTATATTCTGGTTACCAAAAAGTTCCACTTTCCTAAGCTATTCTTTGAGCTCCTAATCTGGAATTGAAAAAAGTCCTAGCTTATCCAAAAGCCAAAATAGATGAGAAACTCCACCACACAACCCAAATCCCTCATAATTGCAACCACAAACTGAAACCACTAATGTTATTAATCCAATTGAAAGCTTTGATAGAGAAGAACTTACACCGGTGCTGCTCTTTCGACATAGAAAGCTCCAATCCTGATACAGCCGAAAACACTGCAGCCACAAGAAGCAATTCTCATTATTCTAAAATCCCAATTTCCACAACTTAAAAATCCAAAAAACCAACAGTAATCATACATAATCCCAAGTACCAGAAATTGCTGGTGTGAGCACCCCATCACCAATAACCATGCAAGTCCCGATCAAAGCCAGAACAAGCAACACCTTCTGCAGCACTTTATGCTTCTCCAATGTCGATTTCAAACTCGACCCGAAAGAGCTGTTACTTGCAACAATCCCATCTTTGTGGTACTCTGATAGCTCCTCATCTGCAAGCTGGCAATTGGGCAAGGAGCTAACTCGGGCATGCCGAGACAGTAACGAATACAAAGCAAAAGTCCCACCTTCACCATTGTCATCAGCTCTAAGCACAATAAACACATATTTCACTAGAGGAATGAGTGTGAGTGTCCAGAACACAAACGACAGAACACCATAAATCTCCTCATTAGTCTCTGAATGGTGAATGTCCTCTGCAAAAGTGCTCTTGTAAACATATAAAGGGGAAGTGCTCAAATCTCCATAAACAACTCCCAAGCTCTGATAAGCCAAAGTCAACACTGTCTTCCATGAATCCTTCTGCAACAAAATTGAAGACACTATCAGAAACTAAAAAGCTGAGAGGTTTAGTTATAAACTGAGAGACACTGCTACACTGCCACTTGGTTATTTACCTTATTTGGACGGGTACGGATCACACCCTCCAGATCCATTGTGTTGTTTTAAGAATTATACAAGACCCATTTTCCCAAGCAAGTTGAAGCAAAAATAAACAAGAGACCCAGTTGGAGTGTTGGACTAAGACCCTCCCCAGTTTCAACCAACTCCAAGAAAGCCAAGGCACATTGAGAAGAAGAAAAAAAAATGATACTAAAGATTTGATCTTCCAAGACCAACCAATGTAGACAAAATGCAAAAACAAATATAGAGAACAAGGAAGAGGGTGGTTGAGAACTTGGAATTGGAGCTTATAGAATAGAATATGGATTGATGGGTCAGGGGGAGAGAGAGTAAAAGAGAGAGAGAAGAGAGAAGATGGCTCTTGTTGTTGTTTTGGTTTTGTAAATCAATGGTGGGTTTTGAGATTAGTTTCTCTTTCAAGCTTGGATTCTAGATGGAATATATTTAGAGGAGAAGGGTGTTATCCTTCTCTTCTTTCCACTTGGCTCTCTCTCTGGAAAATATGGAATGGTTAAGTGCTCTGTAAACAAGCATGCACTAACTGAAAAATTCTATAGTGACCTCTCACATCATACAAAACCCCAATTTATATTCATACATATATATATATTTGTATTTTCCATTGCCTCAGATTAATGGTCTGACACAGCAATTAAACTGAAACCTTGAGTCTGCTACCCTCCCATGATTCATTCACTGGTCTCTATCTAGAAGAACTCAAGGGAATGGCATTCCTTGAAGTTCTGTGGTGAAATGGAGGGAGAATCGTAATTGTACAAATGAACATTCGCGCTTTAATAACAGAAACACATTTATTTTGGTTAACCCGAAAAAGGGAAAACGTTTGTTTATAAAGACGATTTAATTATAGGTTTGTGGCTCCAATAAAAGAAATTTTCAAGGTGCAAATATGGCAGTAAATTCCAATGTTTAACAAAAAAAAATTTTTAAAGAGGAACTTGAGGACCCAGGCACAAAGTCTATAAATTCTAAAGAATATTACAAATATCACATTGCGGTGATTTTATATTTGTTTTGAGGAAATAATTACCGTTTCTTGGTTTAAAACAGCCGTACCGGTCCTTTTTTATAAAAAATAAATGAATTATTAAAAAACAACGTATGATATTGTATTGATGTATAAGTTTCATATAACATAATTTCTTCTCAAATTTGTTCACTATTGAGACAAACTTGTTTTCTCTTTTGTAAGTTTAGAAATAAAGAAAACTCATGAATCGTGATAATCTTTGAAATTGACAACATATTATTGGTACCGATCATTGTTCTCTAACGTACTACCATTGATTAGACTACTAGCCTACCACCACCTACTCTCTTAAGCTCAATACTTTAGAACTCAGCTAACGTAGCTCAACCTCAGAATTTGATAGAATCCTAGCCTAGCTTTCCATCAACAAATTTCGAAGGTGTGCTGTTGTTGAACGACAATGAACTCAGTTTGACTCACCAGACTGATCACCACTCTATATACGAGGGAGGGTTCCATCTGGCCTCGTGTTTCCCTGCTAGTTAGGGCTCTCTTCAATTTCTTGTCAAAATGGTAATAAATGAAGGGCTTTCTTAGCCATGTAAATGTTAACCGCAAAAGTGTCTTGAATCCATAGGCCA of the Fragaria vesca subsp. vesca linkage group LG6, FraVesHawaii_1.0, whole genome shotgun sequence genome contains:
- the LOC101314777 gene encoding potassium transporter 8-like encodes the protein MDLEGKDSWKTVLTLAYQSLGVVYGDLSTSPLYVYKSTFAEDIHHSETNEEIYGVLSFVFWTLTLIPLVKYVFIVLRADDNGEGGTFALYSLLSRHARVSSLPNCQLADEELSEYHKDGIVASNSSFGSSLKSTLEKHKVLQKVLLVLALIGTCMVIGDGVLTPAISVFSAVSGLELSMSKEQHRYVEVPVACVILIFLFAIQHYGTHRVGFLFAPVVIVWLLCISSIGLYNIFHWNPHVYQALSPYYMYKFLKKTRRGGWMSLGGILLCITGSEAMFADLGHFSQLSIQIAFTFVVYPSLILAYMGQAAYLSKHHVIETDYRIGFYESVPEKIRWPVLAIAILAAVVGSQAIITGTFSIIKQCSALGCFPRVKIIHTSSKIHGQIYIPEINWTLMFLTLAVTIGFRDTKSMGNASGLAVITVMLVTTCLMSLVIVLCWHKNIFLAICFILFFGSIEALYFSASLIKFREGAWVPIALSLIFLMVMYVWHYGTFKKYEFDVQNKVSINWLLSLGPTLGIVRVRGIGLIHTELVSGIPAIFSHFVTNLPAFHQVVVFLCIKSVPVPHVKPDERFLVGRVGPREYRLYRCIARYGYRDVHKDDMEFEKDLICSIAEFIRSDRPECSVKPETLEDDEKLTVVGTSSSNLDGVRLSVDEADFSEIASTSELIEIRPTTEKVRKRVRFVVPETPQIDRDTVDELQELMEAREAGMAFILGHSYVKAKRGSSLMKKLVINFGYDFLRRNFRGPAYALSIPHASTLEVGMVYHV